GCCACCGGGTCTGGTACGACCTGGCCGGCCGCTTCCTGGTGGACGGCGCGGACGGCACCGACCTCGGTGCCCGGCTGGCCGAACTGGGCCGGGCGGTGCGTGGGGAGTCGGGTGCGAGCACCGCCGACCTGCGAAACCTGTTCGCGGCCTGGGATCGCGCGGCGTAACCGGCCACTTCAGACATCCATGCCAATAGATGTTTCCCAATAAGTGGAATTCCTATTTCGCATGTAGGAGATGTGGGATAGCGTATCGGTCATGAGCAGCCAGCAGATCCTCCTGGACGGCACCGCGGTCGCGGTGTCGCGGGGATGCTGCCGGGGCTGGACCTCCGCTCGCGGCTGCTGCTGAGCGCCGCCCCCACCTCATTCAGCGCGACGCTGCCGGCCGTGACGCCCGGCAGCCGCCTCCTGCCCGCGGCACCGGCCGCCCGACACCGCAGCGCGACCACGCGACCCCAGGCGTGGCGCGTACCCGTCGTCTCCGCTCGGAGGACACCCCCATGACCGTCATCGCCAGACCCCCGGCGCCACTCGACGCCGACACGTTCCGCGCCCTGCTGCGCCGCCAGGCCGCGTCGGTCGCCGTGGTCACCGCCGCGGGCGACCCGCCGGTGGGCTTCACCGCGACCTCGTTCACCTCCGTGTCGCTGCACCCGCCGCTGGTGTCGTTCTGCCTGGCCCGCTCGTCGTCGAGCTGGCCGACCGTCGCCCGCGCCGAGCACGTCGCCGTGCACCTGCTGGGCGAGGGGCAGCACGAGGTGGCCCGTACGTTCGCCACCAGCGGCATCGACCGCTTCGCCGTCCACTCCGGCTGGCAG
The Catellatospora sp. IY07-71 DNA segment above includes these coding regions:
- a CDS encoding flavin reductase family protein — translated: MTVIARPPAPLDADTFRALLRRQAASVAVVTAAGDPPVGFTATSFTSVSLHPPLVSFCLARSSSSWPTVARAEHVAVHLLGEGQHEVARTFATSGIDRFAVHSGWQPGPYGVPLLDEPVAWLVCRVAQRVTAGDHTIVLAEPLTGHHGDGTPLLYHDGRYAALRPSPKE